One genomic region from Panthera tigris isolate Pti1 chromosome D1, P.tigris_Pti1_mat1.1, whole genome shotgun sequence encodes:
- the TH gene encoding tyrosine 3-monooxygenase translates to MPTPNAASPQAKGFRRAVSELDAKQAEAIMSPRFIGRRQSLIEDARKEREKAEAAGAASSEPGDPLETAVFKEKDGKATLNLIFTLRGAKASLSRAVKAFETFEAQIRHLETRPAQRPRAGGPHLEYFVCCEVPSADLPALLSSVRRVAEDVRGARENKVFWFPRKVSELDKCHHLVTKFDPDLDLGHPGFSDQAYRQRRKLIAEIAFQYKHGDPIPRVEYTAEEIATWKEVYTTLKGLYVTHACREHLEAFQLLERFSGYREDSIPQLEDVSRFLKERTGFQLRPVAGLLSARDFLASLAFRVFQCTQYIRHASSPMHSPEPDCCHELLGHVPMLADRTFAQFSQDIGLASLGASDEEIEKLSTLYWFTVEFGLCKQNGEVKAYGAGLLSSYGELLHSLSEEPEIRAFDPDAAAVQPYQDQTYQPVYFVSESFSDAKDKLRNYASRIQRPFSVKFDPYTLAIDVLDSPHAIRRSLQGVQDELHTLTHALSVIG, encoded by the exons ATGCCCACTCCCAACGCCGCCTCGCCGCAGGCCAAGGGCTTCCGCAGGGCCGTCTCCGAGCTGGACGCCAAGCAGGCCGAAGCCATCATG TCCCCGCGCTTCATCGGGCGACGGCAGAGCCTCATCGAGGACGCTCGCAAGGAGCGAGAGAAGGCAGAGGCCGCGGGGGCCGCCTCCTCGGAGCCCGGGGACCCCCTGGAGACCGCAGTGTTCAAGGAGAAGGACGGAAAGGCCACGCTCAACTTGATCTTCACCCTGCGGGGCGCCAAAGCCTCACTGTCCCGGGCCGTGAAGGCGTTCGAG ACGTTTGAGGCCCAAATCCGGCACCTGGAGACCCGGCCGGCCCAGAGGCCGCGCGCAGGGGGCCCCCACCTGGAATACTTCGTGTGCTGTGAGGTGCCCAGCGCGGACCTGCCCGCCCTGCTCAGCTCCGTGCGCCGGGTGGCTGAGGACGTGCGGGGCGCCAGGGAGAACAAGG TCTTCTGGTTCCCAAGGAAAGTTTCCGAGCTGGACAAGTGCCACCACCTGGTCACCAAGTTTGACCCTGACCTGGACTTGGGTCACCCG GGTTTCTCGGACCAGGCGTACCGGCAGCGCAGGAAGCTGATCGCCGAGATAGCCTTCCAGTACAAGCA TGGTGACCCCATTCCCCGTGTGGAGTACACGGCCGAGGAGATCGCCACCTG GAAGGAGGTCTACACCACCCTCAAGGGCCTCTACGTCACTCACGCCTGCCGGGAACACCTGGAGGCTTTCCAGCTGCTGGAGCGTTTCAGCGGGTACCGGGAGGACAGCATCCCTCAGCTGGAAGACGTGTCCCGCTTCCTGAAGG AGCGGACAGGGTTCCAGCTGCGGCCCGTGGCCGGCCTGCTGTCCGCCCGGGACTTCCTGGCCAGCCTGGCCTTTCGAGTGTTCCAGTGCACCCAGTACATCCGACACGCCTCCTCGCCCATGCACTCCCCGGAGCC ggaCTGCTGCCACGAGCTGCTGGGGCACGTGCCCATGCTGGCCGACCGCACCTTCGCTCAGTTCTCCCAG GACATCGGGCTCGCGTCCTTGGGGGCTTCCGACGAGGAGATTGAGAAGCTGTCCACG CTGTACTGGTTCACGGTGGAGTTCGGGCTGTGCAAGCAGAATGGGGAGGTGAAGGCCTACGGTGCTGGACTGCTGTCCTCCTACGGGGAGCTCCTG CACTCTCTGTCCGAGGAGCCCGAGATCCGGGCCTTCGACCCGGATGCTGCAGCCGTGCAGCCTTACCAGGACCAGACTTACCAGCCCGTCTACTTCGTGTCCGAGAGTTTCAGCGACGCCAAGGACAAACTCAG GAACTATGCTTCCCGCATCCAGCGCCCCTTCTCCGTGAAGTTTGACCCGTACACGCTGGCCATCGACGTGCTGGACAGTCCCCATGCCATCCGGCGCTCCCTGCAGGGCGTCCAGGACGAGCTACACACCCTCACCCATGCGCTGAGCGTCATCGGCTAG
- the INS gene encoding insulin codes for MALWTRLLPLLALLSLWTPAPTRAFVNQHLCGSHLVEALYLVCGERGFFYTPKARREAEDLQGKDVELGEAPGAGGLQPSALEAPLQKRGIVEQCCASVCSLYQLEHYCN; via the exons ATGGCCCTGTGGACGCGCCTCCTGCCCCTGCTGGCGTTGCTGTCCCTCTGGACCCCTGCCCCGACCCGGGCCTTCGTCAACCAGCACCTGTGCGGCTCCCACCTGGTGGAGGCGCTGTACCTGGTGTGCGGGGAGCGTGGCTTCTTCTACACGCCCAAGGCCCGCCGGGAGGCGGAGGACCTTCAGG GGAAGGACGTGGAGCTGGGGGAGGCGCCTGGCGCGGGCGGCCTGCAGCCCTCGGCCCTGGAGGCGCCCCTGCAGAAGCGGGGCATCGTGGAGCAATGCTGTGCCAGCGTCTGCTCGCTGTACCAGCTGGAGCATTACTGCAACTAG